The proteins below are encoded in one region of Micromonospora yangpuensis:
- a CDS encoding helix-turn-helix domain-containing protein has translation MADPVTFGARLRAFRERSGKTRPVLGGLVGRSAEWVKALENGKLLPPRLPMLLRLAEVLDIADLAALTGDQSLPVASVTRAGHPDVGRVAAAMQRTVVPAGDPTSAAVLRGLVDQAWRLWHRSTTERTAVAAVLPGLLDEARRSARRLTGLERRSASVELARVYHLAQLYIAHQPYPELVWLAADRAMLAAQDADDPAAIAAAAWYYAHVYRSSNQVDAAEQVLVDAGGLVDPAAGEEQLARWGQVQLGIALGHSKAGRAGRAWRAWDTAAEAAGRLGGTHPWLMFGSAACEAYSVTIATDLCRSGEAVQRADSTDYRALPSQTRRAGYLIEAARAHLLARGEVAAVHLLGRALRESTDTVRHHPFARTVAMELSRRPGTIGEDARELSLALGLTG, from the coding sequence ATGGCTGATCCCGTGACGTTCGGCGCGCGACTTCGGGCTTTTCGTGAGCGGTCGGGGAAGACCCGCCCGGTGCTGGGTGGCCTGGTTGGTCGGAGCGCCGAGTGGGTGAAGGCCCTGGAGAACGGCAAGCTTCTGCCGCCTCGGCTGCCGATGCTGTTGCGGCTGGCCGAGGTACTCGACATCGCCGATCTGGCGGCGTTGACAGGTGATCAATCCCTGCCGGTAGCGTCGGTGACCCGGGCCGGGCATCCCGACGTGGGCCGGGTCGCTGCGGCGATGCAGCGGACCGTCGTGCCGGCAGGTGATCCGACTTCGGCTGCGGTGTTGCGCGGGCTGGTCGATCAGGCCTGGCGGTTGTGGCACCGGTCCACGACGGAACGGACGGCCGTTGCTGCCGTACTACCGGGGCTGCTGGATGAGGCGCGTCGCAGTGCTCGTCGGCTGACCGGGCTGGAGCGGCGTTCGGCGTCGGTGGAACTGGCGCGGGTCTATCACCTGGCGCAGCTGTACATCGCTCACCAGCCGTATCCGGAGTTGGTGTGGTTGGCAGCCGACCGGGCGATGCTGGCCGCGCAGGACGCCGACGATCCGGCCGCGATCGCCGCTGCCGCCTGGTACTACGCGCACGTGTACCGGAGTTCGAACCAGGTCGACGCCGCCGAACAGGTCCTGGTCGATGCTGGTGGGTTGGTCGACCCTGCTGCCGGCGAGGAGCAGTTGGCGCGGTGGGGACAGGTGCAGTTGGGAATCGCGTTGGGACACAGCAAGGCGGGACGGGCGGGGCGGGCATGGCGGGCGTGGGACACTGCCGCCGAGGCGGCTGGCCGGCTCGGCGGGACGCATCCGTGGTTGATGTTCGGGTCGGCGGCGTGCGAGGCGTACTCGGTGACCATCGCGACCGACCTGTGCCGGTCCGGGGAGGCGGTGCAGCGGGCGGACAGCACCGACTACCGGGCGCTGCCCTCACAGACCCGTCGAGCGGGTTACCTGATCGAGGCCGCTAGGGCACACCTGCTGGCCCGTGGTGAGGTCGCGGCGGTGCACCTGCTGGGTCGGGCGTTGCGGGAGAGCACGGACACGGTCCGTCATCACCCGTTCGCCCGGACGGTGGCGATGGAGTTGTCGAGGCGACCGGGAACGATCGGGGAGGACGCACGTGAACTGTCGCTCGCGCTGGGGTTGACCGGGTAG
- a CDS encoding oxygenase MpaB family protein, with amino-acid sequence MRDRYANLARIRTLDPERDHLEIYQTMLRREFCWDLKLGLNLAFNRSFSIPRIAAVHTGTGELTERTQQRIDDTGLLMYEMVLNGFDQPRGREALRRINQIHRRYDIDADDYRYVLACLVVVPIRWLERYGWRRPCCHERQATHAFYRELGRRMGVTDVPASYAEFAAWFDAYDAAHLHPNDDAATIERATRMLMLTRLPRLLTPLGNSLVSAMYDAPLRRATLLAPPGWPIRAGVHLTLRGRARLQRWFGRPRRTPLFADGIRTRTYPDGYDISRLGPPPPPAG; translated from the coding sequence TTGAGAGACCGTTACGCGAACCTGGCCCGCATCCGCACCCTCGATCCCGAACGCGACCATCTGGAGATCTACCAGACCATGCTGCGGCGGGAGTTCTGCTGGGACCTCAAGCTCGGGCTGAACCTCGCCTTCAACCGTTCCTTCTCCATCCCCCGGATCGCCGCCGTACACACCGGCACCGGCGAGCTGACCGAACGCACCCAGCAGCGCATCGACGACACCGGCCTGCTGATGTACGAGATGGTGCTCAACGGCTTCGACCAGCCGCGTGGCCGCGAGGCGTTGCGCCGGATCAACCAGATCCACCGCCGGTACGACATCGACGCCGACGACTACCGGTACGTGCTGGCCTGCCTGGTGGTCGTCCCGATCCGCTGGCTGGAGCGCTACGGTTGGCGCCGCCCCTGCTGTCACGAGCGCCAGGCCACCCACGCCTTCTACCGGGAGCTGGGCCGGCGGATGGGCGTCACCGACGTCCCCGCCAGCTACGCGGAGTTCGCCGCCTGGTTCGACGCCTACGACGCCGCGCACCTGCACCCCAACGACGACGCGGCGACCATCGAACGGGCCACCCGGATGCTGATGCTGACCCGGCTCCCCAGGCTCCTCACGCCACTGGGAAATTCCCTGGTCAGCGCCATGTACGACGCACCGCTGCGACGGGCCACCCTCCTCGCGCCGCCCGGCTGGCCGATCCGGGCCGGAGTGCACCTGACCCTGCGCGGCCGGGCCCGACTGCAACGCTGGTTCGGCCGGCCCCGCCGCACACCGCTGTTCGCCGACGGCATCCGCACCCGCACCTACCCCGACGGGTACGACATCAGCCGCCTCGGACCGCCCCCGCCCCCGGCCGGCTGA
- the abc-f gene encoding ribosomal protection-like ABC-F family protein → MPESCVVVTNLSFSWPDDTPVFQELSFTVPPGRTALVAPNGAGKTTLLRLIAGELTPTTGSVTVEGHLGYLPQDLPLAGELTVARVLGVDATLAALRAIEAGDAAEEHFTAIGDDWNVAERSHAALDRLGLGAVDLDRRLHTLSGGQVVSLGLAAQLLAHPDVLLLDEPTNNLDIDARQRLYAVLADWSGCLLLVSHDRALLDRMDRVAELDRGELRLFGGNFTAYQEATQLAREAAERTVRSAEQEVKREKRELQQARERADRRAGTAARNLGNAGLPRIVAGGLKRSAQESAGRAQQAHASRVTGAQARLDEASRALREDQTLTLDLPDTQVPAGRTVVAAEHLQVRHNGRALFADDGVDLMVRGPERIALTGPNGVGKSTLLRLLHGDLASEGGSVRRGDGRVAYLSQRLDLLDPERTVAQNLADYAPDRPPAERMNLLARFLFRGARAQLPVGVLSGGERLRATLACVLYAQPAPHLLLLDEPTNNLDLTSVAQLEGALAAYRGAFVVVSHDERFLADIGVQRWLRLDAGDLREVPAPEPR, encoded by the coding sequence ATGCCTGAATCCTGTGTCGTCGTCACCAACCTCTCCTTCTCCTGGCCGGATGACACTCCGGTGTTCCAGGAACTCTCCTTCACCGTGCCACCCGGCCGGACCGCCCTGGTCGCGCCGAATGGTGCCGGGAAGACGACCCTGCTGCGGCTGATCGCCGGTGAACTCACCCCGACCACCGGCTCCGTGACGGTCGAGGGCCACCTGGGCTATCTGCCGCAGGACCTGCCGCTGGCCGGCGAGTTGACGGTCGCCCGGGTGCTCGGCGTCGACGCCACCCTCGCGGCCCTGCGCGCCATCGAGGCGGGCGACGCGGCGGAGGAGCACTTCACGGCGATCGGCGACGACTGGAACGTGGCCGAACGCAGCCACGCCGCCCTCGACCGGCTCGGCCTCGGCGCGGTGGACCTGGACCGGCGCCTGCACACCCTCAGCGGTGGTCAGGTGGTCTCCCTCGGGCTGGCGGCGCAACTGCTGGCACACCCGGACGTGCTGTTGCTGGACGAGCCCACCAACAACCTCGACATCGACGCCCGGCAGCGCCTGTACGCGGTGTTGGCGGACTGGTCCGGGTGTCTGCTGCTGGTCAGCCACGACCGGGCGCTGCTGGACCGGATGGACCGCGTCGCCGAGCTGGACCGGGGCGAGCTGCGGCTGTTCGGCGGCAACTTCACCGCGTACCAGGAGGCCACGCAGCTGGCCCGGGAGGCGGCCGAGCGGACGGTGCGCAGCGCCGAGCAGGAGGTCAAGCGGGAGAAGCGGGAGCTGCAACAGGCCCGCGAACGAGCCGACCGGCGGGCCGGGACCGCCGCCCGCAACCTCGGCAACGCCGGCCTGCCCCGCATCGTCGCCGGTGGCCTCAAGCGCAGCGCGCAGGAGTCCGCCGGGCGGGCCCAGCAGGCACACGCCAGCCGGGTCACCGGCGCGCAGGCCCGCCTGGACGAGGCCAGCCGGGCGTTGCGGGAGGACCAGACGCTGACCCTGGACCTGCCGGACACCCAGGTACCCGCCGGCCGGACCGTGGTCGCCGCCGAACACCTGCAGGTACGCCACAACGGGCGGGCCCTGTTCGCCGACGACGGCGTCGACCTGATGGTTCGGGGCCCGGAACGGATCGCGCTGACCGGACCCAACGGGGTGGGCAAGTCCACCCTGCTGCGTCTGCTGCACGGCGACCTGGCCAGCGAGGGCGGGTCGGTGCGGCGCGGGGACGGTCGGGTCGCGTACCTGTCGCAGCGGCTGGACCTGCTCGATCCTGAGCGGACGGTCGCGCAGAACCTGGCCGACTACGCCCCCGACCGGCCGCCGGCCGAGCGGATGAACCTGCTCGCCCGGTTCCTGTTCCGGGGCGCCCGTGCCCAACTGCCGGTGGGGGTGCTCTCCGGCGGTGAACGGTTGCGGGCGACCCTGGCCTGTGTGCTCTACGCCCAGCCGGCACCGCACCTGCTTCTGTTGGACGAGCCCACCAACAACCTGGACCTGACCAGTGTGGCCCAGCTGGAGGGGGCGCTGGCGGCGTACCGGGGCGCGTTCGTCGTGGTCAGCCACGACGAACGGTTCCTGGCCGACATCGGCGTGCAGCGCTGGCTTCGGCTGGACGCCGGTGACCTTCGGGAGGTTCCCGCTCCGGAACCACGCTGA
- a CDS encoding glycoside hydrolase family 43 protein, with translation MSTETADVATTTRSIRNPVLAGFHPDPSILRVDDDYYLATSTFEWYPGVRVHHSRDLVHWRALGGIITERRLLDLRGCGDSNGVWAPDLTWHDGEFFLVYSDVASFASGYWDPQNFLVTARDIAGPWSDPVRLHGRGFDASFFHDDDGTTWVLSMSADWRPGRDRFGGIEIQQYDRASRRLVGRPRLLFTGTPVGLTEGPHLYRHEGWYWLVTAEGGTSWEHQVTVARSRELFGPYEVDPDGPLLTSAGRPELRLQKAGHGSLVQTPRGEWYLAHLVGRPYTPLGNCVLGRETAIQRVEWPAGDWPRIPGGVPADEVTAPDLPAHPWPAEPATDHFDDPRLAPSWSTLRRPASEDWLDLRSRPSYLRIHGGQSPVGRRTPSLVARRVGATHCSLETVVEFDPVDHRQLAGITAYYNTLNWHHLYLTRDDDGRVVLNLLSCDSGRRTAYPEMSVDTDRADRVGLRATFDGPVVRFDYDLGAGWRQVPVELDATILSDEHAALVIDGEPAAWGFTGAFLGLWVQDLGGDGGYADFDLATYQEH, from the coding sequence GTGTCGACCGAGACCGCTGACGTGGCGACCACTACCCGGTCGATCCGCAACCCCGTCCTCGCCGGGTTCCATCCGGACCCGTCGATCCTGCGGGTCGACGACGACTACTACCTGGCCACCTCCACCTTCGAGTGGTATCCGGGCGTCCGGGTGCACCACTCCCGCGACCTGGTGCACTGGCGTGCCCTGGGCGGGATCATCACCGAACGCCGCCTGCTCGACCTGCGCGGCTGCGGTGACTCCAACGGCGTCTGGGCCCCGGACCTGACCTGGCACGACGGGGAGTTCTTCCTCGTCTACAGCGACGTGGCCAGCTTCGCCAGCGGCTACTGGGACCCGCAGAACTTCCTGGTCACCGCCCGGGACATCGCCGGGCCCTGGTCGGATCCGGTACGGCTGCACGGGCGTGGTTTCGACGCCTCGTTCTTCCACGACGACGACGGCACCACCTGGGTGCTGAGCATGAGCGCCGACTGGCGGCCCGGCCGCGACCGCTTCGGCGGCATCGAGATCCAGCAGTACGACCGGGCCTCGCGCCGGCTGGTCGGCCGGCCCCGGCTGCTGTTCACCGGCACCCCGGTCGGGCTCACCGAGGGCCCCCACCTGTACCGCCACGAGGGGTGGTACTGGCTGGTCACCGCCGAGGGGGGCACCAGCTGGGAGCACCAGGTGACGGTGGCGCGTTCCCGCGAGCTGTTCGGGCCGTACGAGGTGGACCCGGACGGGCCGCTGTTGACCTCGGCGGGGCGCCCGGAACTGCGGTTGCAGAAGGCCGGACACGGCAGCCTGGTCCAGACCCCGCGCGGCGAGTGGTACCTCGCGCACCTGGTCGGACGCCCCTACACGCCGCTGGGCAACTGCGTGCTGGGCCGGGAGACCGCGATCCAGCGGGTCGAGTGGCCGGCCGGTGACTGGCCCCGCATCCCCGGTGGCGTGCCGGCCGACGAGGTCACCGCACCGGACCTGCCGGCACACCCGTGGCCGGCCGAGCCCGCCACCGACCACTTCGACGACCCGCGGTTGGCACCGAGCTGGTCGACGCTGCGCCGGCCGGCCAGCGAGGACTGGCTCGACCTGCGCAGCCGCCCGTCGTACCTGCGGATCCACGGTGGGCAGTCACCGGTGGGTCGGCGGACCCCCAGCCTGGTCGCCCGGCGGGTCGGCGCGACGCACTGCTCACTGGAGACCGTTGTCGAGTTCGACCCGGTCGACCACCGCCAGCTGGCCGGGATCACCGCCTACTACAACACCCTGAACTGGCATCACCTCTACCTGACCCGGGACGACGACGGCCGGGTGGTGCTCAACCTGCTCAGCTGCGACAGCGGGCGGCGCACCGCGTACCCGGAGATGTCCGTGGACACCGACCGGGCCGACCGGGTCGGTCTGCGGGCGACCTTCGACGGCCCGGTGGTGCGCTTCGACTACGACCTCGGTGCCGGCTGGCGGCAGGTGCCGGTGGAGTTGGACGCCACCATCCTCTCCGACGAGCACGCCGCGCTGGTCATCGACGGCGAGCCGGCGGCGTGGGGGTTCACCGGGGCGTTCCTCGGCCTGTGGGTGCAGGACCTCGGCGGCGACGGCGGCTACGCCGACTTCGACCTGGCCACCTACCAAGAGCACTGA
- a CDS encoding carbohydrate ABC transporter permease, giving the protein MTTSSTMSGPRPGGPEAAPAASGPATRGGRPRAGRRLTLAVFLTPALLLFLLLVVAPIVVASYASLFKWNGFGLPENFVGLDNYTRAFADPVFRGDLVHGAILIVLSLVVQLPFAMALAMLLNQPLRGRAIYRVIFFAPYVLSEVTTAVLFNLVFSPNRGMGDAISRLLGAEAGAIFADPDTVLFGVFLVVSWKYFGLYMILFLAARQGIPRELNEAARTDGAGAWQAFRHVTLPLLGPTIRIAVFLSVIGAIQLFDMVWVLTGGGPIHASETMAVTMFQYGFRRFEVGYASAISIIMFLLSLVFALFYQRLVLRRDTEGALTTQGGQR; this is encoded by the coding sequence ATGACCACATCCTCGACCATGTCGGGTCCGCGGCCCGGCGGCCCGGAAGCCGCACCCGCGGCGTCGGGCCCGGCCACGCGCGGCGGCCGGCCCCGGGCGGGCCGTCGCCTCACCCTCGCGGTGTTCCTCACCCCGGCCCTGCTGCTGTTCCTGCTGCTGGTCGTCGCCCCGATCGTGGTGGCCAGCTACGCCAGCCTGTTCAAGTGGAACGGCTTCGGCCTGCCGGAGAACTTCGTCGGGCTGGACAACTACACCCGAGCCTTCGCCGACCCGGTCTTCCGCGGCGACCTGGTCCACGGCGCCATCCTGATCGTGCTCTCCCTGGTGGTCCAGCTGCCCTTCGCGATGGCCCTGGCCATGCTGCTCAACCAGCCGCTGCGCGGCCGGGCGATCTACCGGGTGATCTTCTTCGCCCCGTACGTGCTCTCCGAGGTGACCACCGCGGTCCTGTTCAACCTGGTGTTCAGCCCGAACCGGGGCATGGGGGACGCGATCTCCCGGTTGCTGGGCGCCGAGGCCGGGGCGATCTTCGCCGACCCGGACACCGTCCTGTTCGGGGTCTTCCTGGTGGTGAGCTGGAAGTACTTCGGCCTCTACATGATTCTCTTCCTGGCCGCCCGGCAGGGCATCCCCAGGGAACTCAACGAGGCCGCCCGCACCGACGGCGCCGGCGCCTGGCAGGCCTTCCGGCACGTCACCCTGCCGCTGCTCGGCCCGACCATCCGGATCGCGGTGTTCCTGTCGGTGATCGGCGCCATCCAACTCTTCGACATGGTGTGGGTGCTCACCGGCGGCGGACCGATCCACGCCTCCGAGACCATGGCGGTCACCATGTTCCAGTACGGCTTCCGCCGCTTCGAGGTCGGTTACGCCAGCGCGATCAGCATCATCATGTTCCTGCTGAGCCTCGTCTTCGCCCTCTTCTACCAGCGCCTCGTGCTGCGCCGGGACACCGAGGGCGCGCTCACCACCCAGGGAGGCCAACGATGA
- a CDS encoding LacI family DNA-binding transcriptional regulator, whose product MIARLAGVSVPTVSRVINGRSDVAPGTRERVEDLLTTHGYRRRSPGRRPSSALIDLVFNDLDSPWAVEIIRGVEDVAHASGTGTVVSAIHRRTSSAKQWLDNMRNRSTEGVIFVTSMVAPPLQAELHRLNLPVVMVDPAGVSLQENPTIGATNWAGSLGASQYLLGLGHRRIGFIAGPPQLMCSRARMDGYRAALNAAGIAVDDALIRPGNFYHESGYAAGTQLLGLADPPTAIFAASDQMALGVYEAVRKRGLRVPDDISVVGFDDLPEVRWCSPPLTTIRQPLAEMGMLAARTVLRLANGEKIESPRVELATELVIRDSAAPPKQP is encoded by the coding sequence ATGATCGCGCGCCTGGCCGGCGTTTCCGTGCCCACGGTCTCCCGGGTGATCAACGGTCGCTCCGACGTCGCTCCCGGGACCCGGGAGCGCGTCGAGGACCTGCTGACCACGCACGGGTACCGCCGCCGCTCGCCGGGCCGACGGCCCAGCTCGGCCCTGATCGACCTGGTCTTCAACGACCTGGACAGCCCGTGGGCGGTGGAGATCATCCGGGGGGTGGAGGACGTCGCGCACGCCAGCGGCACCGGCACCGTCGTCTCGGCCATCCACCGGCGTACCTCATCGGCCAAGCAGTGGCTGGACAACATGCGCAACCGGTCCACCGAGGGGGTCATCTTCGTGACCTCGATGGTGGCACCCCCGCTGCAGGCCGAACTGCACCGGCTCAACCTGCCCGTGGTGATGGTCGACCCCGCCGGGGTGAGCCTGCAGGAGAACCCGACCATCGGCGCCACCAACTGGGCCGGCAGCCTGGGCGCCAGCCAGTACCTGCTCGGCCTCGGCCACCGCCGGATCGGCTTCATCGCCGGCCCACCGCAACTGATGTGCAGCCGGGCCCGGATGGACGGTTACCGGGCCGCCCTCAACGCCGCCGGCATCGCCGTCGACGACGCCCTGATCCGCCCCGGCAACTTCTACCACGAGTCCGGGTACGCCGCCGGCACCCAACTGCTGGGGCTGGCCGACCCGCCCACCGCGATCTTCGCCGCCAGCGACCAGATGGCGCTCGGCGTCTACGAGGCGGTGCGCAAGCGCGGCCTGCGGGTGCCCGACGACATCAGCGTGGTCGGCTTCGACGACCTGCCGGAGGTACGGTGGTGCTCGCCGCCGCTGACCACGATCCGCCAGCCACTTGCCGAGATGGGCATGCTGGCCGCCCGCACCGTGCTGCGCCTGGCCAACGGCGAGAAGATCGAGAGCCCACGGGTGGAACTCGCCACCGAACTCGTCATCCGCGACAGCGCCGCCCCACCCAAGCAGCCCTGA
- a CDS encoding helix-turn-helix domain-containing protein, translated as MSELPVGRRVAYWRARRRLSQQVFADRLGKSKSWVDKVERGVRALDRVSTLQDVAAVLRIDTAVLLGCDARPVEVTTRAEELEGVRSALSRYEIPLGRPPGARPVLPADRMARQVAHAWTTFQYARYRHLLGLLPGLLTDVHHCHAADSAGGRVPLVQVYRVTAAVLVKLGEPDLAWLAADRAMTVATGDRTLVAAAAVQLGQVLRAAGRVRVAKSAMLAAAYRVAPPEHGDGPHLSLCGTLLVQAALAAASDGDDSTTADLLDEAAALAAQVGDGLDHHRTGFGPTAVALARTTAAVDLGDAGQAIAWHDSGIRRDGWRWLPTEHRAAHLIDTARAHLHTNDPHAAGRILAEADRTAPAEVRHRPAGRDLLARIAHEPDVPATITHLATRLGIG; from the coding sequence GTGAGTGAGTTGCCGGTGGGGCGTCGGGTGGCGTACTGGCGGGCTCGGCGCAGGTTGTCGCAGCAGGTGTTCGCCGATCGGCTCGGGAAGTCGAAGAGTTGGGTGGACAAGGTCGAGCGTGGGGTCCGGGCCCTGGACAGGGTCTCCACGCTCCAGGACGTCGCCGCCGTGTTGCGCATCGACACCGCAGTGCTGCTCGGCTGCGATGCCCGCCCTGTTGAGGTGACCACTCGGGCCGAGGAGTTGGAAGGTGTCCGGTCGGCCCTGTCCCGGTACGAGATCCCCCTCGGTCGGCCGCCGGGGGCTCGGCCGGTGCTGCCGGCCGATCGGATGGCCCGGCAGGTCGCGCACGCCTGGACGACGTTCCAGTACGCCCGGTACCGGCATCTGCTCGGTCTGCTGCCCGGCCTGTTGACCGATGTCCATCACTGTCACGCCGCCGATTCCGCTGGTGGGCGGGTCCCGTTGGTGCAGGTCTACCGGGTCACCGCCGCTGTTCTGGTCAAGCTCGGTGAGCCGGATCTGGCCTGGTTGGCCGCCGACCGGGCGATGACGGTCGCCACCGGCGACCGGACCCTCGTCGCGGCTGCCGCGGTGCAGCTCGGGCAGGTGTTACGCGCTGCCGGGCGGGTGCGGGTGGCGAAGTCGGCGATGCTGGCCGCCGCGTACCGGGTTGCTCCGCCGGAGCACGGTGACGGCCCGCACCTGTCGCTCTGCGGAACCCTGTTGGTGCAGGCGGCCCTGGCCGCCGCCTCCGACGGCGACGACAGCACGACAGCGGACCTCCTGGACGAGGCCGCCGCCCTGGCCGCGCAGGTGGGTGACGGCCTCGACCATCACCGGACCGGGTTCGGGCCGACCGCCGTCGCGCTGGCCCGCACCACCGCAGCCGTGGACCTCGGCGACGCCGGGCAGGCCATCGCCTGGCACGACAGCGGTATCCGCCGCGACGGCTGGCGGTGGCTGCCCACCGAACACCGCGCCGCGCACCTGATCGACACCGCCCGCGCCCATCTGCACACCAACGACCCACATGCCGCCGGCCGCATCCTCGCCGAGGCGGACCGGACCGCACCCGCCGAGGTGCGCCACCGACCCGCCGGCCGCGACCTGCTCGCCCGCATCGCCCACGAACCCGACGTGCCGGCCACCATCACCCACCTCGCGACCCGCCTCGGCATCGGCTGA
- a CDS encoding extracellular solute-binding protein has protein sequence MTAPLSRRSLLGLVGAGAGAYLLGGCSGDDSSDDPDAPQTINWWHIQNTEPMLPVWAAMAEEYRGAHSNVTIEIQPLENEAFKAKLTTATQAGSPPDLFQSWGGGVLKQQLDAGLVKDLTDDVKPWVDGLLPASLQPYTIDGRIYGIPFDVGMVGFWYNKDLFSQAGITETPTTWAGVLDTVRKLKAAGTVPIALAGKDKWPVHNYWAYLAMRIGGLGALQQAAKDGNFDTPDFVAAGERLKELADLQPFQPGFLGAEYGSPDGQAAIMGNGGAAMELMGQWAPSMQASSSTSKKGIGDKLGFFTFPTVEGGKGNATDAFGGGNGFAVGKDAPAATIDFLKFLLTADNQRTSAKTGAVLPTVKEAVDAVTDANNKTVAETLASATGFQLYLDQAYPPAVGQQVNDSVAELVAGSKTPAQIVKDITQVAKSQ, from the coding sequence ATGACCGCCCCTCTCTCCCGTAGATCCTTGCTCGGCCTCGTCGGCGCCGGTGCTGGCGCGTACCTGCTCGGCGGTTGTAGCGGTGACGACTCCAGCGACGACCCGGACGCCCCGCAGACCATCAACTGGTGGCACATCCAGAACACCGAGCCGATGCTGCCGGTGTGGGCGGCCATGGCCGAGGAGTACAGGGGCGCCCACTCCAACGTCACCATCGAGATCCAGCCGCTGGAGAACGAGGCCTTCAAGGCCAAGCTGACCACCGCCACCCAGGCCGGCTCCCCGCCCGACCTCTTCCAGTCCTGGGGCGGGGGAGTGCTCAAGCAGCAGCTGGACGCGGGCCTGGTCAAGGACCTCACCGACGACGTGAAGCCCTGGGTCGACGGTCTCCTGCCGGCCTCCCTGCAGCCGTACACCATCGACGGCAGGATCTACGGCATCCCGTTCGACGTCGGAATGGTCGGTTTCTGGTACAACAAGGATCTTTTCTCGCAGGCCGGGATCACCGAGACGCCCACCACCTGGGCCGGCGTCCTGGACACCGTCCGCAAGCTCAAGGCGGCCGGGACCGTGCCGATCGCCCTGGCCGGCAAGGACAAGTGGCCGGTGCACAACTACTGGGCGTACCTGGCCATGCGCATCGGTGGGCTGGGCGCGCTGCAGCAGGCCGCCAAGGACGGCAACTTCGACACCCCCGACTTCGTCGCCGCCGGTGAACGCCTCAAGGAGCTGGCCGACCTGCAGCCCTTCCAGCCGGGCTTCCTCGGTGCCGAGTACGGCTCACCGGACGGCCAGGCCGCCATCATGGGCAACGGCGGCGCGGCCATGGAACTCATGGGCCAGTGGGCCCCGTCGATGCAGGCGTCCAGCTCCACCAGCAAGAAGGGGATCGGCGACAAGCTCGGCTTCTTCACCTTCCCCACCGTCGAGGGCGGCAAGGGCAACGCCACCGACGCCTTCGGCGGCGGCAACGGCTTCGCCGTCGGCAAGGACGCCCCCGCCGCCACCATCGACTTCCTCAAGTTCCTGCTCACCGCGGACAACCAGCGCACGTCCGCCAAGACCGGGGCGGTGCTGCCGACGGTGAAGGAGGCCGTCGACGCCGTCACCGACGCCAACAACAAGACCGTCGCGGAGACCCTGGCCAGCGCCACCGGCTTCCAGCTCTACCTCGACCAGGCGTACCCGCCGGCCGTCGGCCAGCAGGTCAACGACAGCGTCGCCGAACTGGTCGCCGGCTCCAAGACGCCCGCGCAGATCGTCAAGGACATCACCCAGGTGGCGAAGAGCCAGTAG
- a CDS encoding carbohydrate ABC transporter permease, producing the protein MTGTTNSSARSRRLVLHLVCIAVGALIVVPVWFGVIGGFKDNGQLSTNPLGLPDPWTPGNYTDILSSQVFYRNLFNSLLVAVSSTFIVVATAAMAAFVFARYAFRGRELLVTLFAIGLMFPFAVAILPLFVLLRSAGLLDNPLGVILPQAAFGLPITIIILRQFFRTIPGEVEEAATLDGCGPFGFFWRILLPMARPALATVSVLAIVASWNNFMLPLVVFTDQSWWTLPLGVQAFQGQYADDTARVLAYVVLSMVPALAFYAVAERQLIGGLAGSVKG; encoded by the coding sequence ATGACCGGCACGACGAACTCTTCGGCGCGTTCCCGCCGCCTGGTGCTGCACCTGGTCTGCATCGCCGTCGGCGCGCTCATCGTCGTACCGGTCTGGTTCGGGGTGATCGGCGGGTTCAAGGACAACGGGCAGCTCTCCACCAACCCGCTCGGGCTGCCCGACCCCTGGACGCCCGGCAACTACACCGACATCCTCAGCTCGCAGGTGTTCTACCGCAACCTCTTCAACAGCCTGCTGGTCGCGGTCAGCAGCACCTTCATCGTGGTCGCCACCGCGGCGATGGCGGCCTTCGTCTTCGCCCGCTACGCCTTCCGGGGCAGGGAACTTCTGGTCACGCTCTTCGCCATCGGGCTGATGTTCCCGTTCGCGGTGGCCATCCTGCCGCTGTTCGTCCTGCTGCGCAGCGCCGGACTGCTGGACAACCCGCTCGGGGTGATCCTGCCCCAGGCGGCCTTCGGGCTGCCGATCACCATCATCATCCTGCGCCAGTTCTTCCGGACCATCCCCGGCGAGGTCGAGGAGGCGGCCACCCTCGACGGCTGTGGACCGTTCGGCTTCTTCTGGCGGATCCTGCTGCCGATGGCCCGTCCCGCGCTGGCCACCGTCTCGGTGCTGGCCATCGTGGCCAGCTGGAACAACTTCATGCTTCCGCTGGTCGTCTTCACCGACCAGAGCTGGTGGACGCTGCCGCTGGGGGTCCAGGCCTTCCAGGGTCAGTACGCCGACGACACCGCCCGGGTGCTCGCCTACGTCGTGCTGTCCATGGTGCCCGCGCTGGCCTTCTACGCTGTCGCGGAACGCCAGCTCATCGGCGGTCTGGCCGGCAGCGTCAAGGGGTGA